CAATCCCTATGGCCACTGCGATCGGCGACGTCAGCATGAACGCGAGTCCCATGAGCCACGGCGTGTTCTTCCTGTTCTCTGGCCAATTTGTCTCTGCGACTCTCGTGCCCAGTCCAAGCCCTTCGAACATTTGGTGGAAAGTCAGCACGATGAACAACGTTTCAAACTCTTCCCCTGAAACGGAGAGGGACAACCCGACGAACACCGAATGGAAAATGATCCCTGCCTCCAAGATTGTGACTGCCACGATCTGGTTCAAGTATTGCTCTTTGTCCTGCTCCTGCACGGGCGTCCCCAATTGGCTTGGGTCCTGGTGTTCCGTATCGTGAGCAAAATGGTCCTTCCCTGGTATCGTTGGCTCCAGTTCCGTGCTCGTCAAGTTAGCATAGTCCCTTGTCGATGGAACCGTGGTAATCCCCTGAGAGAGATCGACCTCTTGCTCGAATTTGTCCTTTATGAACAACTCTCCCTTCTGCGAGTCGACAATTTCACGTTGTTTACTCACACTGAACTCGGAgtcatcgtcgtccccGTACACACTGTCAGCCCCACCGTGAGACTCATGACTATCACCTAGAGACTTGCTTATGAAATGATGCGAGACAATCTCCGTGAAAAACAGCATGAACAGGGACATGAGGCAGATACCGAATGCCCACGGGTACTCTGCGAAAGTGCCTCCGAGACAGGGGTCCCCCAGGGCCTCACTAGCCGGCTGCAGCAAGTGTATAAACGCTGTAGCGACGATCACCCCAGACCCGAAGAACTTAGCGATGAAGAAACACCAGTCCGGCAGCCGTATGAACGAGTACCGGGAGGCCATGATTGGGAAAAACACACCGACCCCAGAGGATATCAGGATAATAAACACCGCCAGGATGCGCAGTCCGTTGTGTCCATTGTATGAATTAGACACCGCGCAGGCAACGacatcgtcgtcgtcccTTGGAAGCAACGCTGCAAACGCAAGATCCAGCATTGAGGGCTTCTATGAATGTGATCTGCGTTTGTTCCCCTCCGTGTTGGAAAAGAACAGTAGAGGAAGTGCGGTACAGTCAATGCAGGCGGACTAACAGATGTGAGACAAGTGAAACATGTGTGTATACCTTAGAGAGACATTCTCGCTGAACAGTCCCGGCAGCTTCTCCTGCTTCTATTATAACCCTCAAGGTCCTTTTCgaagtgaacaaaaatttttcactcaCTGCAGCACCCTCGAGGTTAACGCGGAAATGCTGCGGTTTTTCCGGTGATTTTTCCGGTTCCTGGAAAAATAAGGGGagctgatgatgatataaGCGATATTTGATTACATGGATGTGGGGTGGTGGGTTTATCCCTCGGATGCCCCGCAGTGGTTACACAGTTTCTTGGCATTATTCCATATCGCTGAGTCCCGATGGTGGTGAGGGTGTGAGCATCATGGAcgcgttgttgttgctgttgtgttCACTACTGGAGTTCCCAAAGAGTTCCGTGATAAGGTTCTCGCTGTCTTCACTGTTGTGGGAGTCCGGCCGGCCTGCAAACTCGCGTTCCAGACGGCTTGCGACGTAGTCCTCGTGGGCCTGGTCACGGTGGTCCTTCGTCGGAGACGCTAGTTTGCTCGGCGAGGTGGTATATTTGTTCGGCGACGCGGTGCGTTTCGTCACGGACCCGCCGCAAGTCGCTTTACTCCGGTGTCGTTCCAGTCGGTCTTGGTCCACATACCGCTTGTTGCAACTCGGGCATGTAAAAGTCTTGCCCGTGTGGCCTTTCTTGTGTCGTACAAGGTCGTGGTTCCTGACAAAGGCTTTCTCGCAACCAGGGTAATCGCACGTGTAAGGACGGTCCTGCAAATGTGTTTGAATATGTGAACGGACATTGTACCGTCTCTTGAATGTCTTGTCACAGTTAGGATACAGACACGCAAACATCCTGTCCGGCAGTTCCTTCACGTACTGGTCAATACACCCGCGCGGGAGCGTCGTGGGTTTCCGCGTGATCCGGATAGGACCAGTGTGCGGCTCAACTGGGGCAGGCATCTGCGAGCTCACTTCAAGATCACCGCCCGCTCCGTACACGGTCCGTAGCGGGGATGATGTTGGTGTCCTTATGGGAGAGAGACCTTCCGCACGCGTGTGCGACAGTGCCGATGGAGGACTTAGTAAGGGTGTGTCGCAATTGTTTATCACAAACTCTGGTTGCTGCTTCACAGGTGTGTGGTGGAACACATGTTTCCGAGGCACGCTACTCTGTAGGTTCCCAGGCTGTTGGCCCTTCACGGGTGTGTTATCAGCAGAGGCCGCTATCGTGGGGAGAACGTCTACATTCCTTGACAGATGGTCCGGCTTGTTCCCCATTTGTAACCCGAGACCCACCAACCCAGAGGAATATCCATGTGTGTATTCAGAGTCACCAGCTTCACTCTGTTGCGGTATCGTCGACACGGTGGACAGCGTCGattccttcttgttgtgtgCTCTTGAGGAAAATAGACCGTTCTGCTTTGGCGTATTGAGCGAGAAATCGATCCCAGGAGAATTGATGGCATGTAAAAAGGGACACAGATTGGTGTTTCCACTCTTGTTCTCACTACTCAACCTCTGAAATATATTGGGGATTTCTTTGTCACCATTAACTGCGTTTAACGTCGAGTCCGCAGGGGAAATCCCGTGGTGGTCTTTTGGATCAACAATACTCAAAAAGTTTCTGGAGCTGTCCCTGTTACTGGATCTTTTCCGCGGGGACCCGTTCACGGATATCGTCGAAGTTGGTGGTGAGATCATTGGTGGAGGGAACTGGTACCTCCCATCTGCAGAATTACTAGTCACAATTAAAGCATGTGCCTCAGCGTCGTTTTCAGGGAGCCGAACGGGAGTCCGCAACGACTTCGTAGGGGATGTTGCTGCGCTGTTGCTAATGAGTTGCTGCGTGGCCAATTGCTCTTGTAGTACTCGTTGTAATTGATCCTGCTGCAATTGGTTCATTTTCAATTGCTCCTCTAATTTCTTGTTAACCTCCCGTTGTCTCTCCAACGCCAACCTCAACTCTTCctgctgtttcaaaatcagTTGATTCACCTCACTGTTGTTCCCCTTTGGTTTCGATTCGACATGGGACTGATGGTTGACCGTATCCATAATAGCTGGGTCCCTGGACATATTTAAAATGTTTTTCTGCAAACTGGAGATACTCAGAGTCTTGTTATGGTTTGCAAACCCAAAATTTGCTGTACCACTCAGCCCACGTTTATGAGAGATGGATTTCCTTGGCCCGCattgctgctgtggttgAGGATTAGAGTTCCCAGAACTCATCCAATTCATGTCCGAGTTACCTTCTTCATTCGTGGGGAGCATTGGGATATCTAGATCCTGTAACTCCTCAGTCAGCAGCTTGTCAATTTCATAATAGTTCATGTCAAAGATATTTTCATCCGAGTTTGGTGGGAACATGAGATCGTTTGTGTTCGCGGAAGCAAAATCGTAGTTCGTATTGTCCGTGTTCCCCTGTCCTCTGTCGTCGCTATGTCGGGCGTTCTCCTGCCGGACCACGTCTCTAGGGTTGATGTTCCACGGATCAAGTAAAGTATCCATGTCGCCCATTGCTAGacttgttcttgaaccTCTTTGCAAAATCAATTGGGATATATATTTGctttgttcaagatcaCACTCAACAACCGTACAACTGCAACCCTTGCTAGTGTAGAACACTAGAGGAGGAAACTTCAAGCTGCGAACTTTAGAGTGCCCTCGAGGTATTTGATCAATACgtatataatttttttatttaccgttttcccctttgggtAAAGCATTTGGAGGAACGTTCATGAAGAGGTCGGTTTGAGGTCCCGGTATTCGAGCTCCATGCCTCGTAGCTTGAGCCACGAAGTTCTGCGACTGCGAGGGGGTCAATTTACCGTTTGTTATGGGGGTCGCACGCTGGTTTAGCGATGCGGTAGCTTGATTGTTATGTATGAGCGGTTTTTGTCCAAATTGAAGCTGTCTGCGGAAAATGTAGTAATGGGCGAGTATTCATATGGAGGTCCTGCGGTAATTTCAGGATCCTGTAGTATACTGCGTTTAGTCTTCGCAATGGACATGTGTGCggttttggaaaacttggcaaaaaaattgccaTAAGTGTTACCGGATGGCGACACGCCTTTGAGAGCTTCTTCTATGACGCTGCTCAGAGAGTTTAACGCGGGCAACGACTCTTTACTTACCTTTAATGCAAGGAAGGCTGCGTCCTGCTGTTTCGAGAATAAGACGGCCGGTTGAGTATCGAATTTGAGATGGAACGGTTTCACTGTATTAGACCTGTTCACACTCTCCCTTAAAGTCTCGAAAAACCGGTCTCTTTCCTTGTCATCATTAAAATACAAATTGGGCGACAGAGAGACGTGCAACAGTCTCGGTGACCCCAGCTCCGTATGAAATAGAGGCTCGAATACGATCCTCTGCCCGCTGAACTCTCGCGCCAGCCATCGGTTGTACTGCGAGATATACCGCGCCAGATCATATCTCTCCGCCGTGCTCGGCTTCCACTCTAAATACAAAAACGAAGTCCATCTGCCTAAAAGGTGCATCTTCATCGCATACTTCGACACGCTCGGCTCAATGTGGTATTTCCCAGCAATTTCACTGGGCACGCGAGGCAGGAGCAACTTCTCGGTTGCTGTTCCACTGCTCTCACGGACGTCTACACTACTTTCTGACTCGGTATCGTTGTCACTGCTCGAACTGTAGTTGTCTTTCAAAGCATCCATGTGAATGAACGAAAGCGGGGAAAGAGAGCAGTAGTGAAACAGCGTAACGGCAACAGCTACCGGCGTCCCGAACGGTCCCAAGTCGCTCTACCCACCGATGCTCAAGATCTCGTTTTGGCGCAGTAAAAAATTCAATCAATTTGACTGAGGGAAACGGCTgcttcaacagcaaaaaatatgaCAGTTTGACAGAAACCGTTGGGCGTCTACAAACAGCGTATTGTTCAGTCGTGACAACTCCCGCTCCCTCTGGATCATTTAGTCGTTATTATAGCATGCCGCAGAACACGAAGACCGTCTCCAAATACGCTACTTTGCGGCGCAAATCTCGCTCGGGGTCTAGTTCTGGATCCTCTTCGAGAAGACCCTCATTGACTCGTAAAAGGTCTTCCCAACGACTTATACGGACCATCAGCGTAGAGACTGAAATGAGCAATTTGTCCGTCTTAGATTCAGATGATACGAACGCGGGACCTGTCTCGGACCTCGATGGGCAAAATGTGGGAAATGAACATTCTCGCCCGCAATCGGCGACTGACACGGACGGTAGCAGCGTCCTGCCGGCGCTTTCAAGTATCAAAATTTCCAGTAACGGTCCGTCAGGCAGCATATTTGAATCTATAGCAGTGCCCTTCATCAAGGCTTCCTTGGACACAAGTCTGCCAGATGACTATCTCAGGGAAGACATCTTGAATATGATACAATCCTTAAAAATCCCCAGATGGTATCGTCGTGGAGCCGCCAAACCATCCTGCGACAGCAGCAAGATGGAACTAGTCAAGATTAAGGGTGCAATGACAAACGCTATTTTCAAGATCAGCTACCCGCACCTACCATCGTTGCTTCTTAGGGCCTATGGTAAGAACAACAGTTCTATTATCGACAGGGAGTATGAGCTGGCAATCCTAGCAAGACTATCCGCCAGAAACATTGGTCCATCGCTATACGGTTGTTTCGATAATGGTAGgtttgaacaatttttggaaaacgcCACGACGCTTACAAGAGACGATATTCGGGACTGGAAAACTTCCCAACGTATTGCTAGAAGAATGAAGGAACTGCACAGCGGTGTGCCATTGCTGACAGCTGAAATGAATGGGGGGGCTAGTTGCTGGAAAAAGATTGATAAATGGATCAAACTGATTGACTCGCACCCAGGGTGGACTTCAGTCGATAGAAACATTCAATCCTTCTTGAAATGTCAAAATTGGGTGACTTTTAAAGACACAGTGGAAAAATATCGCAGCTGGCTGTTCAGCAAATACGATGCTCATATTCCTTTGGTGTTTTGTCATAACGATGCCCAATACGGTAACCTGCTATTCAGTGCTCCCGTTATCAACACAGATTTCATTTCTCCTGCTGGTTCAATTTCAAGCATCACAagagcttcttcttcagcatctTTATTCCCCTCAGACTCAAATGTCTTTCTTGACAAAATTATCAACCCAACCACTCAAGAACAAATTCAAGATAAGAAACTGGTTGTCATTGATTTTGAGTACGCAGGCGCAAACCCTGCAGCTTACGACCTAGCTAACCATTTAACCGAGTGGATGTACAATTACAGTGGCTCCGAACCTTGGAAATGTTCAGAGGAACATTTCCCAACAAAGGAGCAGTTCTTAAATTTCCTATATTCTTACGTTTCGCATCTGAAGGGGGTTGCTCAAAAGACGGccaacaaagaaattgacAAAGAAGTGAGGTACTACTATAACGAGATTTTAAGGTGGAGAGCCACAGTTCAACTCTTCTGGTGTCTTTGGGCCATTATTCAATGTGGTCAACTGGGTCAGGAAGCCTTGTCAGGTAATGATGGAACAGAGGAACAGGAGGGCATAAACGGCGAAAAATATATTATCACCATTGATGATACAGATACCAAAGAATCCAGTCCCCAAGGGAATTTAGACGGAGAATCGGAGGGGGTTGATATCGAAACGTTCGATTATACCATGTACTCAGCAGATAAAATTTCCGTCTTCTGGGGTGACCTAATTCAAAGTTCTATAGTAAGCGAAAGCGCGTGTTTTTCGCCTCAAGATGTCAAATATCTAAATAACAACCCAATATAGCTCAATCATTCTATCTCTGTCCCATGTAATGTGCTGACTCGGCCAGCTCTATCCAGAATTaccttttccttttttgtaTAACATAAACTGTTTATAAGAACAGAACGTAATTTTCGTTACTTCTCAGATCTAACAGGAACCCAAATCGGTCAAAACGCGTGGAACTGGGGAAGGAAGGTGGAGCAAGAGGTGGCACGGCATATGGATTACCATCGGGCCCAACAAAATTTGCAACTGCTCAATGATTGTGGAGAGCAAGATGTTTGTAGTGGCAACGCAGTGGATGATGAAGTAGCTGATACCAGATCGATGGCGAGTACTCAGATCCCAGACCTAAACTTCTCATCCGACGTCGAAGCAAATGTTCAAGACCTAGCTCCAAACGACGAAAGAGTGTTTCTTAGTACGCAGGTCCAGAGTCGATTAGATGATGCAGAAGATGAATCTGAAATGAAATCGCAGCTGCGAAAATTCAAGTATCCTCAACTCAGTATGAAATCACTAACGACACTAACTCACAAGTCTATAAGCCCTAAAAAGTCTAGCCAGCCGAAACAAAGAGTTGCAAAGAGGAATATCAAGAAGGCCAGAAGTAGTACAAATGCAACCCCCTCTAATATCGATTCTCATAGCCGTTCTCGAAGCGTGAACTTATTGAAGCAGCTTTCAGGTAAGCATAGTAAAGTAAAAGATATGATCAAATCgcaaaacaacaagagaCGACCATCAAATAGAAAGAACGAATCCTTGGTTTTATTTGATACGTATAACGCGGAAGAatggaacactttgaaggacCAAATCCTGCTGAAATTCCCTAAATGCGATGATAATGACTTGAACGAAGTCCATAATTACTTGTACGGTTACGAAAATGAAGACGCTGGTATTGGTCACGAGTCAACCGATCTATGGAATGCATCGCAACAACTGCTTCCATACACAcaagaatcaaaaaaatctgtGAACAACAGTCAAACCATGAacttcctctctctctcgcaGGTAATGGAAGATGCTAGTTTGATGAACGATGATATTGATAACACTACGAAATTTTTGGTCCAATCTAAGGACCACTTAGCTATAACCGACTCTGCTATCTCCCAAAACATAAATGTATTGAATACCTCTATGCCACGATTGGCCTATTTGAAGGGGATATATGATGGCAATGATGACAACGACGTCAGAGTTGAGGATAGTGTAGACGAAGTTGGTGAACTAATACCAATAAATGAGCAAGGAATGTCGGCGCATCCTGCATTTGGGAAAGGGAACATACCGTCTCTCATACATAGGATGAACTCTAATGAGTCCTCGATATTTTCTGCACATCCATCTCCTGAAAAGCCAGACAATATCATCGATTTGAGTGTTGGGTCATTTAAGGCAGTGAAGAGTTTGGTCTCTCCTATTAAGCCAGACGTAGTTCGAAAGGAAAATGGTGTTCCCGAAAGTATCATGGGTGAGAACATACAGGTACCAGCAACAAGGAATCCAACTACGATGGATGAAAGCGCGCTTGCAACCAAATTGACTTATTGCATTTCAATCAAACTGAAACTTAGAAAAGATAGAGTGACAgagaacaaaaaatcattggaaaatatatgtAAAAAAGGCTACAATTTCAGTCCATCCTTAGATCAAATGGATGAGAACTTTGTCTTTGTTGATGAATCAGACGATGAGAACGAAAAGTACGATAGTAATATTCTGATAGATATTTTCAGAGCTAATAATGTGCATCCGATGGAAATACCGTCTCAGAATCATGTGCAACCATCAGAAGCAAAGGACGGTTTAATGTCTTGTTCTGCACAGGAATTGAGGAGTGCTCTTAAACTTGCCGGATTAAAG
This DNA window, taken from Huiozyma naganishii CBS 8797 chromosome 7, complete genome, encodes the following:
- the ZRT2 gene encoding low-affinity Zn(2+) transporter ZRT2 (similar to Saccharomyces cerevisiae ZRT2 (YLR130C); ancestral locus Anc_8.325), translating into MLDLAFAALLPRDDDDVVACAVSNSYNGHNGLRILAVFIILISSGVGVFFPIMASRYSFIRLPDWCFFIAKFFGSGVIVATAFIHLLQPASEALGDPCLGGTFAEYPWAFGICLMSLFMLFFTEIVSHHFISKSLGDSHESHGGADSVYGDDDDSEFSVSKQREIVDSQKGELFIKDKFEQEVDLSQGITTVPSTRDYANLTSTELEPTIPGKDHFAHDTEHQDPSQLGTPVQEQDKEQYLNQIVAVTILEAGIIFHSVFVGLSLSVSGEEFETLFIVLTFHQMFEGLGLGTRVAETNWPENRKNTPWLMGLAFMLTSPIAVAIGIGVRHSWVPGSRKSLIANGVFDAISSGILIYTGLVELMAHEFLFSNQFKGPGGLKKMLYAYFIMCLGAGLMALLGKWA
- the ACE2 gene encoding DNA-binding transcription factor ACE2 (similar to Saccharomyces cerevisiae SWI5 (YDR146C) and ACE2 (YLR131C); ancestral locus Anc_8.326); the protein is MGDMDTLLDPWNINPRDVVRQENARHSDDRGQGNTDNTNYDFASANTNDLMFPPNSDENIFDMNYYEIDKLLTEELQDLDIPMLPTNEEGNSDMNWMSSGNSNPQPQQQCGPRKSISHKRGLSGTANFGFANHNKTLSISSLQKNILNMSRDPAIMDTVNHQSHVESKPKGNNSEVNQLILKQQEELRLALERQREVNKKLEEQLKMNQLQQDQLQRVLQEQLATQQLISNSAATSPTKSLRTPVRLPENDAEAHALIVTSNSADGRYQFPPPMISPPTSTISVNGSPRKRSSNRDSSRNFLSIVDPKDHHGISPADSTLNAVNGDKEIPNIFQRLSSENKSGNTNLCPFLHAINSPGIDFSLNTPKQNGLFSSRAHNKKESTLSTVSTIPQQSEAGDSEYTHGYSSGLVGLGLQMGNKPDHLSRNVDVLPTIAASADNTPVKGQQPGNLQSSVPRKHVFHHTPVKQQPEFVINNCDTPLLSPPSALSHTRAEGLSPIRTPTSSPLRTVYGAGGDLEVSSQMPAPVEPHTGPIRITRKPTTLPRGCIDQYVKELPDRMFACLYPNCDKTFKRRYNVRSHIQTHLQDRPYTCDYPGCEKAFVRNHDLVRHKKGHTGKTFTCPSCNKRYVDQDRLERHRSKATCGGSVTKRTASPNKYTTSPSKLASPTKDHRDQAHEDYVASRLEREFAGRPDSHNSEDSENLITELFGNSSSEHNSNNNASMMLTPSPPSGLSDME
- the USB1 gene encoding phosphoric diester hydrolase (similar to Saccharomyces cerevisiae YLR132C; ancestral locus Anc_8.327); amino-acid sequence: MDALKDNYSSSSDNDTESESSVDVRESSGTATEKLLLPRVPSEIAGKYHIEPSVSKYAMKMHLLGRWTSFLYLEWKPSTAERYDLARYISQYNRWLAREFSGQRIVFEPLFHTELGSPRLLHVSLSPNLYFNDDKERDRFFETLRESVNRSNTVKPFHLKFDTQPAVLFSKQQDAAFLALKVSKESLPALNSLSSVIEEALKGVSPSGNTYGNFFAKFSKTAHMSIAKTKRSILQDPEITAGPPYEYSPITTFSADSFNLDKNRSYITIKLPHR
- the CKI1 gene encoding bifunctional choline kinase/ethanolamine kinase CKI1 (similar to Saccharomyces cerevisiae EKI1 (YDR147W) and CKI1 (YLR133W); ancestral locus Anc_8.328), coding for MPQNTKTVSKYATLRRKSRSGSSSGSSSRRPSLTRKRSSQRLIRTISVETEMSNLSVLDSDDTNAGPVSDLDGQNVGNEHSRPQSATDTDGSSVLPALSSIKISSNGPSGSIFESIAVPFIKASLDTSLPDDYLREDILNMIQSLKIPRWYRRGAAKPSCDSSKMELVKIKGAMTNAIFKISYPHLPSLLLRAYGKNNSSIIDREYELAILARLSARNIGPSLYGCFDNGRFEQFLENATTLTRDDIRDWKTSQRIARRMKELHSGVPLLTAEMNGGASCWKKIDKWIKLIDSHPGWTSVDRNIQSFLKCQNWVTFKDTVEKYRSWLFSKYDAHIPLVFCHNDAQYGNLLFSAPVINTDFISPAGSISSITRASSSASLFPSDSNVFLDKIINPTTQEQIQDKKLVVIDFEYAGANPAAYDLANHLTEWMYNYSGSEPWKCSEEHFPTKEQFLNFLYSYVSHLKGVAQKTANKEIDKEVRYYYNEILRWRATVQLFWCLWAIIQCGQLGQEALSGNDGTEEQEGINGEKYIITIDDTDTKESSPQGNLDGESEGVDIETFDYTMYSADKISVFWGDLIQSSIVSESACFSPQDVKYLNNNPI
- the SLX4 gene encoding Slx4p (similar to Saccharomyces cerevisiae SLX4 (YLR135W); ancestral locus Anc_8.330), which codes for MDYHRAQQNLQLLNDCGEQDVCSGNAVDDEVADTRSMASTQIPDLNFSSDVEANVQDLAPNDERVFLSTQVQSRLDDAEDESEMKSQLRKFKYPQLSMKSLTTLTHKSISPKKSSQPKQRVAKRNIKKARSSTNATPSNIDSHSRSRSVNLLKQLSGKHSKVKDMIKSQNNKRRPSNRKNESLVLFDTYNAEEWNTLKDQILLKFPKCDDNDLNEVHNYLYGYENEDAGIGHESTDLWNASQQLLPYTQESKKSVNNSQTMNFLSLSQVMEDASLMNDDIDNTTKFLVQSKDHLAITDSAISQNINVLNTSMPRLAYLKGIYDGNDDNDVRVEDSVDEVGELIPINEQGMSAHPAFGKGNIPSLIHRMNSNESSIFSAHPSPEKPDNIIDLSVGSFKAVKSLVSPIKPDVVRKENGVPESIMGENIQVPATRNPTTMDESALATKLTYCISIKLKLRKDRVTENKKSLENICKKGYNFSPSLDQMDENFVFVDESDDENEKYDSNILIDIFRANNVHPMEIPSQNHVQPSEAKDGLMSCSAQELRSALKLAGLKPVRTKSEMVESLEAASQVLSQVVPLQNSRKEIFRHLNSLVRKIPDLMKLVYTFEPIPFLDLRVELSRLDPFIDRIDDQTFREWTDSNGITTKK